From Streptomyces griseorubiginosus, one genomic window encodes:
- a CDS encoding TIM-barrel domain-containing protein: MNGRDLVRSVKAVGSAGASQGLRTVRAAWRRRRTDAAGLPARGAERARVPGPVQSAEPGPGGGVVRFARSELRITVAVNGAVFWGWDGAGPEPSYALAGRCPEPDPRAVLEPDKDDGWRVVSERATVVVSRHGAVEVRTPGGVTVRGDLPPRWWEPVEGGTARWMQRSEVAADARFFGLGGRASGPRLRDGTYRLWNTDPGRAFGPGDDPLYVTMPVQLVVADVTTHLVFHDTSWDGTVTLHEGEEGAGSGHDRVGTSELRMDGGPLRCWVMVGTPARVLLAWASLTGAPALPPSWALGHHHARWGFGSEQEVRRIVAGYQERGLPLDAVHLDIDHLDEHQVFTVDQERFPKLPQLAGELLRDGIRLVSIVDPAVKAAPGNAVFESGTAEDAFVKDASGQPVEGVVWPGEAVYPDFTHTRVREWWGRLYQERLTAGFAGFWHDMNEPTSFTAFGESTLPRSARHALDGRGGDHREAHNVYALCMARAGYEGLRALVPDERPFLFSRSGWAGMQRYGGTWSGDVATGWPGLRASLSLVMGLGLCGVPYSGPDVGGFDGSPSPELYLRWFQLGAYMPLFRTHASRRAGRREPWEFGAEVLEHARVALVERRRLLPYFMTLAQLARRTGAPYVRPLWWSAPEDRALRDCEDAFLLGDSLLVAPVLDPGGDRRAVQLPRGRWYDTTTEQAYDGPGQVLVDAPLSRIPVLARAGAVLPVRGADGGLELEVWAPARGRSGGGLVVVDAGDGWDEPEIERYVARWQGRKVVVQREGEDGVSEPSLPVRLRGLGAR; the protein is encoded by the coding sequence ATGAACGGTCGTGACCTGGTGCGTTCGGTGAAGGCGGTCGGCTCTGCGGGGGCGTCCCAGGGGTTGCGTACCGTGCGAGCGGCGTGGCGAAGGCGGCGTACCGACGCCGCCGGGCTGCCGGCCCGGGGGGCCGAGCGAGCCCGGGTGCCGGGGCCGGTGCAGAGCGCCGAGCCGGGGCCCGGCGGGGGTGTCGTCCGGTTCGCCCGGTCCGAGCTGCGGATCACGGTCGCGGTGAACGGGGCGGTCTTCTGGGGCTGGGACGGGGCCGGACCCGAGCCGTCGTACGCGCTGGCGGGCCGCTGCCCGGAGCCGGATCCCCGTGCGGTCCTCGAGCCGGACAAGGACGACGGCTGGCGGGTCGTGTCCGAGCGGGCGACGGTCGTGGTGTCGCGGCACGGCGCGGTCGAGGTGCGTACGCCCGGCGGGGTGACCGTGCGCGGGGATCTGCCGCCCCGGTGGTGGGAGCCCGTGGAGGGCGGTACGGCGCGCTGGATGCAGCGGTCCGAGGTGGCCGCCGACGCGCGGTTCTTCGGGCTCGGGGGCCGGGCGTCGGGGCCGCGGCTGCGGGACGGCACGTACCGGCTGTGGAACACCGATCCGGGCCGGGCCTTCGGGCCGGGCGACGACCCGCTGTACGTCACGATGCCGGTGCAGCTGGTCGTCGCCGACGTCACCACCCATCTCGTGTTCCACGACACCTCCTGGGACGGCACCGTGACCCTCCACGAAGGCGAGGAGGGCGCGGGGTCCGGGCACGACCGGGTGGGGACCTCCGAGCTGCGGATGGACGGCGGTCCGCTGCGCTGCTGGGTGATGGTGGGCACCCCTGCGCGCGTGCTGCTCGCGTGGGCCTCCCTCACCGGTGCGCCCGCCCTGCCGCCGTCGTGGGCGCTCGGCCATCATCACGCCCGCTGGGGCTTCGGCAGCGAGCAGGAGGTCCGCCGGATCGTCGCCGGGTACCAGGAGCGCGGTCTGCCGCTCGACGCCGTCCATCTGGACATCGACCACCTGGACGAGCACCAGGTGTTCACGGTGGACCAGGAGCGCTTCCCCAAGCTGCCCCAACTGGCCGGGGAACTGCTGCGGGACGGGATCCGGCTGGTGTCGATCGTGGACCCCGCGGTCAAGGCCGCGCCGGGCAACGCGGTGTTCGAGAGCGGGACGGCCGAGGACGCCTTCGTGAAGGACGCGTCCGGACAACCCGTGGAGGGGGTCGTGTGGCCCGGGGAGGCGGTCTATCCGGACTTCACGCACACGCGTGTGCGTGAGTGGTGGGGCCGTCTCTACCAGGAGCGGCTCACGGCGGGCTTCGCGGGCTTCTGGCACGACATGAACGAGCCCACGTCGTTCACCGCCTTCGGGGAGTCCACACTGCCGCGCTCGGCCCGGCACGCCCTCGATGGCAGGGGCGGCGACCACCGGGAGGCGCACAACGTCTACGCCCTGTGCATGGCCCGGGCCGGCTACGAGGGGCTGCGCGCCCTGGTGCCCGACGAGCGGCCCTTCCTTTTCTCGCGCTCCGGCTGGGCCGGCATGCAGCGCTACGGCGGCACCTGGTCCGGTGACGTGGCCACCGGCTGGCCCGGCCTGCGGGCCTCGCTGTCTCTCGTGATGGGACTCGGGCTCTGCGGGGTGCCGTACTCGGGGCCGGACGTGGGCGGCTTCGACGGGAGCCCGTCGCCCGAGCTGTACCTGCGCTGGTTCCAACTGGGCGCCTATATGCCGCTGTTCCGTACCCACGCGAGTCGGCGGGCGGGCCGCAGGGAGCCCTGGGAGTTCGGGGCCGAGGTGCTGGAGCACGCGCGCGTGGCGCTCGTGGAACGCCGGCGGCTGCTGCCGTACTTCATGACGCTCGCGCAGTTGGCCCGCCGTACCGGGGCGCCTTACGTACGGCCCTTGTGGTGGTCCGCGCCCGAGGACCGCGCTCTGCGGGACTGCGAGGACGCCTTCCTGCTCGGCGACAGCCTGCTGGTGGCCCCGGTGCTCGATCCGGGCGGCGACCGGCGGGCGGTCCAGCTGCCGCGCGGGCGCTGGTACGACACGACGACCGAGCAGGCGTACGACGGACCGGGGCAGGTGCTCGTCGACGCCCCGCTGTCGCGGATCCCCGTGCTCGCGCGCGCGGGTGCCGTCCTTCCGGTACGGGGCGCCGACGGCGGTCTCGAACTGGAGGTGTGGGCGCCCGCCCGCGGCCGGAGCGGGGGCGGACTGGTCGTGGTGGATGCGGGCGACGGGTGGGACGAACCGGAGATCGAACGCTACGTCGCCCGCTGGCAGGGCCGGAAGGTGGTCGTTCAGCGGGAGGGTGAGGACGGCGTGAGCGAGCCGTCCCTCCCGGTGCGGCTGCGCGGGCTCGGGGCGCGCTGA
- a CDS encoding PTS glucose transporter subunit IIA — MTTVTSPLAGRAVGLAAVPDPVFSGAMVGPGTAIDPVREPSEAVAPVDGVIVSLHPHAFVVVDETGHGVLVHLGIDTVQLNGEGFELLVNKGDTVTRGQAVVRWNPAAVEAAGKSAVCPVIALEATAEALSELRDNGDVKAGDTLFLWK; from the coding sequence ATGACCACCGTGACGTCCCCTCTTGCAGGACGCGCCGTCGGACTGGCCGCAGTGCCGGATCCGGTCTTCTCCGGGGCCATGGTCGGCCCGGGCACCGCGATCGACCCCGTACGTGAACCGTCCGAGGCCGTCGCGCCCGTGGACGGAGTGATCGTCTCTCTCCACCCGCACGCGTTCGTCGTCGTGGACGAAACGGGGCACGGCGTGCTCGTGCACCTCGGCATCGACACCGTGCAGCTCAACGGCGAGGGCTTCGAGCTGCTGGTGAACAAGGGTGACACCGTCACGCGCGGCCAGGCCGTCGTGCGGTGGAACCCGGCGGCCGTCGAGGCAGCCGGCAAGTCCGCGGTGTGCCCCGTCATCGCGCTGGAGGCCACGGCCGAGGCCCTCTCCGAGCTCCGTGACAACGGCGATGTGAAGGCCGGCGACACCCTCTTCCTCTGGAAGTGA
- the ptsP gene encoding phosphoenolpyruvate--protein phosphotransferase: METTLRGVGVSHGVAIGEVRHMGTAVLEPPAKQIPVEDAEREQGRARKAVEAVAADLMARGNLAGGEAQAVLEAQAMMAQDPELMADVDRRIAVGSTAERAVYDAFAAYRELLAGAGEYLAGRVADLDDVRNRIVARLLGVPMPGVPDSDEPYVLVARDLAPADTALLDPTLVLGFVTEEGGPTSHSAILARALGVPAVVALPGAGELAEGTVIAVDGSTGDIFVNPSDEKKAELEAAAAERKAALAASTGPGATADGHKVPLLANVGGPADVPAAVEAGAEGVGLFRTEFLFLDDSKNAPTEEKQVEAYRQVLEAFPEGRVVVRVLDAGADKPLDFLTPSDEPNPALGVRGLRTLLDHPEVLRTQLTALAKAAEGLPVYLEVMAPMVADRADAKAFADACREAGLRAKFGAMVEIPSAALRARSILQEVEFLSLGTNDLAQYTFAADRQVGAVSRLQDPWQPALLDLVALSAEAAKAEGKSCGVCGEAASDPLLACVLTGLGVTSLSMGAASLPYVRATLAKYTLAQCERAAAAARAADSADEARAAAQAVLSGE; encoded by the coding sequence ATGGAGACAACGCTGCGAGGCGTCGGCGTGAGCCACGGTGTGGCGATCGGCGAGGTTCGGCATATGGGGACGGCGGTGCTGGAGCCGCCTGCCAAGCAGATACCGGTTGAGGACGCGGAGCGCGAACAGGGGCGTGCCCGCAAGGCCGTGGAGGCCGTGGCGGCCGACCTGATGGCGCGCGGCAACCTGGCGGGGGGCGAAGCCCAGGCGGTGCTCGAAGCGCAGGCCATGATGGCCCAGGACCCCGAGCTGATGGCTGATGTGGACCGCCGTATCGCTGTCGGCAGCACGGCCGAGCGTGCCGTCTACGACGCGTTCGCCGCGTACCGCGAGCTGCTGGCCGGTGCCGGTGAGTACCTCGCCGGGCGGGTCGCGGACCTCGACGACGTGCGGAATCGTATCGTCGCTCGGCTGCTCGGGGTGCCCATGCCGGGTGTCCCGGACAGCGACGAGCCGTATGTCCTGGTGGCGCGTGATCTCGCGCCCGCCGACACGGCTCTGCTGGACCCGACGCTCGTGCTCGGCTTCGTCACCGAGGAGGGCGGGCCGACCAGTCACAGTGCGATTCTGGCGCGGGCGCTCGGTGTGCCGGCCGTCGTGGCGCTGCCGGGTGCCGGTGAGCTGGCGGAGGGCACGGTCATCGCGGTCGACGGCAGTACCGGCGACATCTTCGTGAACCCGAGTGACGAGAAGAAGGCCGAGCTGGAGGCCGCTGCCGCTGAGCGGAAGGCCGCGCTCGCCGCGTCCACCGGTCCCGGTGCCACCGCCGACGGCCACAAGGTGCCGCTGCTCGCCAATGTGGGCGGTCCGGCGGACGTGCCCGCCGCGGTCGAGGCCGGTGCCGAGGGTGTGGGTCTTTTCCGTACCGAGTTCCTCTTCCTCGACGACAGCAAGAACGCGCCGACCGAGGAGAAGCAGGTCGAGGCCTACCGGCAGGTGCTGGAGGCCTTCCCGGAGGGGCGGGTCGTCGTTCGTGTGCTGGACGCGGGCGCGGACAAGCCGCTGGACTTCCTGACGCCGTCCGACGAGCCGAACCCGGCGTTGGGTGTGCGCGGGCTGCGGACGCTGCTCGACCACCCCGAGGTGCTGCGCACCCAGCTCACAGCGCTGGCGAAGGCTGCCGAGGGACTGCCGGTCTACCTCGAGGTCATGGCCCCTATGGTGGCCGACCGCGCCGATGCCAAGGCCTTCGCCGATGCCTGCCGGGAGGCGGGGCTCCGGGCGAAGTTCGGCGCGATGGTGGAGATTCCCTCGGCGGCGCTGCGCGCGCGGTCGATTCTTCAGGAGGTCGAGTTCCTGTCGCTGGGGACCAACGACCTCGCGCAGTACACCTTCGCGGCCGACCGTCAGGTGGGTGCGGTGTCCCGGCTCCAGGACCCGTGGCAGCCCGCGCTGCTCGACCTGGTCGCGCTGTCCGCGGAGGCGGCGAAGGCCGAGGGCAAGAGCTGTGGTGTCTGTGGCGAGGCCGCGTCCGACCCGCTGCTCGCGTGTGTGCTGACCGGTCTCGGGGTCACCTCTCTTTCCATGGGTGCCGCCTCCCTTCCTTATGTGCGGGCGACGCTGGCGAAGTACACGCTCGCCCAGTGCGAGCGGGCGGCCGCGGCCGCCCGGGCTGCGGACAGCGCCGACGAGGCGCGCGCCGCCGCGCAGGCGGTGCTGTCCGGCGAGTAG
- a CDS encoding MFS transporter, with amino-acid sequence MKSKKTGGAVHPIRRTAAWSRSIPGGRDGRRKLVIALVDRVGSGLWASVSVLYFTYVSELSLAQVGTLAAAAGAIGIAGAPLGGKLADRFPITRILLIVQLLRALASCALLTTDHYALLIAFSAVGSLGDRAASILTKLYATRVAGPDRVRYQAFHRTIANAGWALGGLAAAAALALGTTSAYQWLLAGDALSFVVSALLTLRCGEPASPSRTVTGSKHTAPTTRPANPWRDRTYLAYVATETVLFLDDAMFKVGLPLWIAHASNAPNGLAPLLMVLNNVMVVALQVPLARFGTTTAAARNLLLPLSLAFGLGGLAMALAATGGALTATLLLTAAAAAFTTAEMLHATISWELSVALAPDTAQGAYLGVHGLAQSVQRTFGPLAVTAAIATGPAGWATFGTVIALTCAVQHRVIRARLARTPLSVPPVTVSEH; translated from the coding sequence ATGAAAAGCAAGAAGACAGGGGGAGCAGTGCATCCGATACGGCGCACGGCAGCATGGTCGAGAAGCATTCCCGGCGGGCGCGACGGACGCAGAAAGCTCGTCATCGCGCTCGTCGACCGCGTCGGCAGCGGCCTGTGGGCCTCCGTGTCGGTCCTCTACTTCACCTACGTCTCCGAGCTCTCCCTCGCCCAGGTCGGCACGCTCGCCGCGGCCGCCGGCGCCATCGGCATCGCGGGCGCACCTCTGGGCGGCAAGCTCGCCGACCGCTTCCCGATCACCCGGATCCTGCTGATCGTCCAGCTCCTGCGCGCCCTGGCCTCCTGCGCCCTGCTCACCACCGACCACTACGCCCTGCTCATCGCCTTCTCGGCGGTCGGCAGCCTCGGAGACCGCGCCGCGAGCATCCTCACCAAGCTCTACGCCACCCGCGTCGCCGGCCCCGACCGCGTCCGCTACCAGGCCTTCCACCGTACGATCGCCAACGCGGGCTGGGCCCTGGGCGGACTCGCGGCGGCAGCCGCCCTGGCGCTCGGCACGACCAGCGCCTACCAGTGGCTCCTGGCCGGCGACGCACTGTCCTTCGTCGTCTCGGCACTCCTCACCCTGCGCTGCGGCGAACCCGCCTCCCCGTCCCGCACGGTCACCGGTTCGAAGCACACGGCCCCCACCACCAGACCGGCGAACCCCTGGCGCGACCGCACCTACCTCGCCTACGTCGCCACCGAGACGGTGCTCTTCCTCGACGACGCCATGTTCAAGGTCGGCCTGCCCCTGTGGATCGCCCACGCGAGCAACGCACCGAACGGACTGGCGCCCCTCCTGATGGTCCTCAACAACGTCATGGTCGTGGCCCTCCAGGTCCCGCTCGCCCGCTTCGGCACCACTACGGCCGCCGCCCGGAACCTCCTGCTCCCGCTCTCCCTCGCCTTCGGCCTGGGCGGCCTCGCCATGGCACTCGCGGCCACCGGCGGAGCCCTCACCGCGACACTGCTCCTCACCGCCGCGGCAGCCGCCTTCACCACGGCCGAGATGCTCCACGCCACCATCTCCTGGGAACTGTCCGTAGCACTCGCCCCCGACACCGCCCAGGGCGCCTACCTCGGGGTCCACGGCCTGGCCCAGTCCGTCCAGCGCACCTTCGGACCACTCGCGGTCACGGCGGCCATCGCCACCGGCCCCGCAGGCTGGGCCACCTTCGGCACAGTCATCGCCCTGACCTGCGCGGTTCAGCACCGCGTGATCCGGGCCCGCCTCGCCCGGACGCCGTTGTCAGTGCCGCCGGTTACTGTGAGTGAGCATTGA
- a CDS encoding NUDIX domain-containing protein produces MSETLHSIPNSVPGSHCSSCGAPYGEGVAGWPRTCPVCTTVAYRNPLPVAVALQPVYDTQGTALVVITRTVAPARGGIALPGGFVDDREDWRHALVRELREETGIEAASRDVRLVDALSSPDGHLLLFGVLPERPADGLPQSAATNETEGWHLLRRPEELAFPLHTVAVRAWFEGRYV; encoded by the coding sequence GTGTCCGAAACTCTGCACTCCATCCCCAACTCCGTGCCCGGCTCCCACTGTTCGAGCTGCGGAGCGCCCTACGGAGAGGGCGTCGCGGGCTGGCCCCGCACCTGTCCCGTCTGCACCACCGTGGCCTACCGCAACCCCCTGCCGGTCGCCGTCGCGCTCCAGCCCGTGTACGACACCCAGGGCACCGCCCTCGTCGTCATCACCCGGACCGTCGCCCCCGCGCGCGGAGGCATCGCCCTGCCCGGCGGCTTCGTCGACGACCGCGAGGACTGGCGGCACGCCCTGGTCCGCGAACTGCGAGAAGAGACCGGCATCGAGGCGGCGAGCCGCGACGTACGCCTCGTCGACGCGCTCAGCTCGCCCGACGGCCACCTGCTCCTGTTCGGGGTACTGCCGGAGCGCCCCGCCGACGGCCTCCCGCAGTCCGCCGCCACGAACGAGACGGAGGGCTGGCACCTCCTGCGCCGGCCCGAGGAACTCGCCTTCCCCCTGCACACCGTGGCCGTCCGGGCCTGGTTCGAGGGCCGCTACGTCTGA
- a CDS encoding acetoacetate--CoA ligase: MSTVNPQPLWQPDPQRIARSQVTRFQAWAAEHHGAPADGGYAALHRWSVDELETFWKAVTQWFDVRFSTPYARVLGDSSMPGAEWFPGATLNYAEHALRAADTRADEPALLHVDETHEPRPVTWSELRRQVGSLAAELRALGVRPGDRVSGYLPNIPEAVVALLATAAVGAVWTSCAPDFGARSVLDRFQQVEPVILFTVDGYRYGGKEHDRRDTVAELRRELPSLRAVVHIPLLGTEAPEGALEWSALTGTDTEPVFEQVPFAHPLWVLYSSGTTGLPKAIVQSQGGILVEHLKQLGLHCDLGPEDRFFWYTSTGWMMWNFLVSGLLTGTTVVLYDGSPGYPDTGAQWRVAERTGATLYGTSAAYVMACRKADVHPARDFDLSKVRCVATTGSPLPPDGFRWLHDEVREDLWIASVSGGTDVCSCFAGAVPTLPVYIGELQAPGLGTDLQSWDPSGEPLVDEVGELVVTNPMPSMPIHFWNDPDGSRYHDSYFDTYPGVWRHGDWITVTSRGSVVIHGRSDSTLNRQGVRMGSADIYEAVERLPEIKESLVIGIEQPDGGYWMPLFVHLTPGAVLDQALLDRIKRTIRENLSPRHIPDEVIEVPGIPHTLTGKRIEVPVKRLLQGTPLEKAVNAGSIDNLDLLHFYEDLARKRA, translated from the coding sequence ATGTCGACCGTGAACCCCCAGCCGCTCTGGCAGCCAGATCCGCAGCGCATCGCCCGGTCCCAGGTCACCAGGTTCCAGGCATGGGCGGCCGAGCACCACGGCGCCCCGGCCGACGGCGGCTACGCGGCGCTGCACCGCTGGTCGGTGGACGAGCTGGAGACGTTCTGGAAGGCCGTCACCCAGTGGTTCGACGTCCGCTTCTCGACCCCCTACGCGCGCGTGCTGGGCGACAGCTCGATGCCCGGCGCCGAGTGGTTCCCCGGAGCCACCCTCAACTACGCCGAGCACGCCCTGCGCGCCGCCGACACCCGCGCGGACGAACCGGCCCTCCTGCACGTCGACGAGACCCATGAGCCGCGCCCGGTGACGTGGTCCGAGCTGCGCCGCCAGGTCGGCTCCCTGGCCGCCGAGCTGCGGGCCCTCGGCGTGCGGCCGGGAGACCGCGTCAGCGGCTACCTCCCGAACATCCCGGAAGCAGTGGTCGCCCTCCTCGCCACGGCCGCTGTCGGCGCCGTCTGGACCTCCTGCGCCCCCGACTTCGGCGCCCGCAGCGTCCTGGACCGCTTCCAGCAGGTCGAACCGGTGATCCTGTTCACCGTCGACGGCTACCGCTACGGCGGCAAGGAGCACGACCGCCGTGACACCGTCGCCGAACTCCGCCGTGAGCTGCCCTCGCTGCGCGCCGTCGTCCACATCCCGCTCCTCGGCACCGAAGCCCCCGAAGGCGCCCTGGAGTGGTCGGCGCTCACGGGCACGGACACCGAACCGGTCTTCGAACAGGTGCCCTTCGCGCACCCCCTCTGGGTGCTGTACTCCTCGGGCACGACCGGCCTCCCCAAGGCCATCGTCCAGTCCCAGGGCGGCATCCTGGTCGAACACCTCAAGCAGCTCGGCCTGCACTGCGACCTGGGCCCAGAGGACCGTTTCTTCTGGTACACCTCCACCGGCTGGATGATGTGGAACTTCCTCGTCTCCGGTCTCCTCACCGGCACGACCGTCGTCCTCTACGACGGCAGCCCCGGCTACCCCGACACCGGCGCCCAGTGGCGCGTCGCCGAACGCACGGGAGCCACCCTCTACGGCACCTCCGCCGCGTACGTCATGGCCTGCCGCAAGGCCGACGTGCACCCGGCACGCGACTTCGACCTCTCCAAGGTGCGGTGCGTGGCCACCACCGGCTCACCGCTCCCGCCCGACGGCTTCCGCTGGCTGCACGACGAGGTCCGCGAGGACCTGTGGATCGCCTCCGTCAGCGGCGGCACGGACGTGTGCTCCTGCTTCGCGGGCGCCGTACCGACCCTGCCCGTGTACATCGGCGAACTCCAGGCACCCGGCCTCGGCACCGACCTCCAGTCCTGGGACCCCAGCGGCGAACCGCTCGTCGACGAGGTCGGCGAACTCGTCGTCACCAACCCCATGCCCTCGATGCCGATCCACTTCTGGAACGACCCCGACGGCAGCCGGTACCACGACAGCTACTTCGACACCTACCCCGGTGTGTGGCGCCACGGCGACTGGATCACCGTCACCTCGCGCGGCTCGGTCGTCATCCACGGCCGCTCCGACTCGACGCTCAACCGCCAGGGCGTCCGCATGGGCTCCGCCGACATCTACGAGGCCGTGGAGCGACTCCCCGAGATCAAGGAATCCCTGGTCATCGGCATCGAACAGCCCGACGGCGGCTACTGGATGCCGCTCTTCGTGCACCTGACCCCCGGAGCCGTCCTCGACCAGGCACTCCTGGACCGCATCAAGCGGACCATCCGCGAGAACCTCTCACCCCGCCACATCCCCGACGAGGTCATCGAGGTCCCCGGCATCCCGCACACCCTCACCGGAAAGCGCATCGAGGTCCCCGTCAAACGCCTCCTCCAGGGCACCCCCCTGGAAAAGGCCGTCAACGCCGGCTCCATCGACAACCTCGACCTGCTCCACTTCTACGAGGACCTGGCCCGCAAACGCGCCTGA
- a CDS encoding aminotransferase class I/II-fold pyridoxal phosphate-dependent enzyme produces the protein MATQYGISGTTAKGIAASVERAVAEGSLAPGVALPPVRRLADGLGVSPGTVATAYKELRQRGIVVTRGRGGTVVASAPAVASRRPPRVPEGLRDLAGGHPDPRLLPALVPPSRLSPGARSHRSAPRLARLEDAVREWLGSDGVPVEQVTFAHGALDLIGRLLSVELRPGDVVAMEDPGYHHLLDLVTASGLRMVPVAVDDEGVRPDALRDALRGGARAVVCSPRAQNPYGGRFSVERRDALLGVLRERPEVLVVENDHASAVADAPLWTLAGGGLSRWVHVRTVSKFLGTDLRWAAAACDPITLARHDGRLLLTSGWVSHLLQETVHGLLVDEGTRALVARARETYAVRRSALVRELGERGIEAHGVSGMNVWVPVRDESAVVNGLRSHGWWVAAGARFRLSSGPGVRITVAELEAADAARLASDFAGVLGESEATYGG, from the coding sequence GTGGCAACACAATATGGGATCAGTGGTACGACGGCCAAGGGAATTGCCGCGTCCGTCGAACGGGCTGTGGCCGAAGGCTCCTTGGCGCCCGGGGTCGCGCTGCCTCCGGTGCGGCGGCTCGCGGATGGGCTGGGGGTGAGTCCTGGGACCGTTGCGACGGCGTACAAGGAGCTGCGGCAGCGCGGGATCGTGGTCACGCGGGGGCGGGGCGGGACCGTGGTGGCATCGGCGCCGGCCGTGGCGTCACGGCGGCCGCCCAGAGTGCCCGAGGGGCTGCGGGACTTGGCGGGCGGTCATCCCGATCCGCGGCTGCTTCCCGCTCTGGTGCCGCCGTCCAGGCTCTCCCCCGGGGCTCGCTCGCACCGGTCGGCGCCCCGGCTGGCGCGGCTCGAGGACGCCGTACGCGAGTGGCTGGGGTCCGACGGGGTGCCTGTGGAGCAGGTGACCTTCGCGCATGGGGCGCTGGATCTGATCGGGCGGCTGCTGTCCGTGGAGCTGCGGCCCGGGGACGTCGTCGCGATGGAGGATCCCGGGTACCACCATCTGCTGGACCTGGTCACTGCCTCGGGGCTGCGCATGGTTCCCGTGGCGGTCGACGACGAGGGGGTGCGGCCCGATGCCCTGCGCGATGCGCTGCGGGGCGGTGCGCGTGCTGTCGTATGCAGTCCTCGGGCGCAGAATCCGTACGGCGGTCGCTTTTCCGTGGAGCGTCGGGACGCGCTGCTCGGTGTGCTCCGGGAGCGTCCCGAGGTGCTGGTCGTGGAGAACGATCACGCCTCGGCCGTCGCCGACGCGCCGCTGTGGACGCTGGCCGGCGGGGGGCTGTCGCGCTGGGTGCATGTGCGGACGGTGAGCAAGTTCCTGGGGACGGACCTGCGGTGGGCGGCCGCGGCCTGTGACCCGATCACGCTGGCGCGGCACGACGGGCGGCTGTTGCTGACCTCCGGTTGGGTCAGTCATCTGCTTCAGGAGACGGTGCACGGGCTGCTCGTGGACGAGGGCACGCGCGCGTTGGTGGCGCGTGCGCGGGAGACCTATGCCGTGCGCCGGAGCGCTCTGGTGCGGGAGCTCGGTGAGCGGGGCATCGAGGCGCACGGGGTGAGCGGGATGAACGTGTGGGTACCGGTCCGGGACGAGTCGGCGGTGGTGAACGGGCTGCGGTCGCACGGCTGGTGGGTCGCGGCCGGGGCCCGGTTCCGGCTGTCGTCCGGTCCCGGGGTGCGGATCACGGTCGCCGAGCTGGAGGCGGCCGACGCGGCGCGGCTGGCCTCGGACTTCGCCGGGGTGCTGGGTGAGTCCGAGGCCACCTACGGTGGTTGA